In Deltaproteobacteria bacterium, the genomic stretch TGCAGCTCTGCGCAGAGGACAACCTGCAGGTCGCGAACTGCACGACGCCCGCGCAGTACTTCCACATCCTGCGCCGCCAGATGCGCCGCAACTACCGCGCGCCGCTGATCCTGTTCACGCCGAAGAGCCTGCTGCGCGCGCCGCGCGCGGTGTCGAGCGTGAGCGAGCTCGCGAGCGGCGGCTTTCAGCCCGTGATCGACGACGCCGCGATTCGCGATGCGAGCGCCGTGCAGCGCGTGCTCGTGTGCAGCGGCAAGGTCTACTACGACCTCGTCGCTCGCCGCGAAGAACGCGACGGACGCGGCGAGGGAAGCGTGCGCGGCGACGTTGCGATCGTGCGCGTCGAAGAGATCTACCCGTGGCCCGACACCGAGCTGGGCGCCGCGCTCGCGCGCTACGCGAATGCGGCGCGCGTGACCTGGGTGCAGGAAGAGCCCGCGAACATGGGGCCCTGGACGTTCGTGCGCGCGCGCGTGCAGGCGCTGCTGCCTCCGCGCGCGCAGCTCGCCTACGCGGGCCGCGCGCCGAGCGCCAGCACCGCGGTCGGCTCCGGCCGCGTGCATCGCCTCGAGCTCGAGGAGCTGCTCGGCGTGGCGTTCGGGGAGTAGCGGTAACGGGCGGGCGCCCGAATCGAGAAGCGAGCGTCAGACGCGTTCTCCTCGATTTCGGAGAATCGAGGGCCAGGCGTCTGACGCTGGATTGGCGATTCGCCCCGCGGGTGCGTCGCGCGCCCACGCGCGGCACCGTCGTGTGATGCGCGCGCTCGAGCCCCGCGTTGCCGTCACCGCCGAAAGCGTCGCCGAGGCCCGCGCGCTGCAGGAGCAACTGCGTTCCCGCGTAGTCGCGCGCGATGCGTTCCCGCGCCGCGTGCGCTTCGTCGCGGGCACGGACGTCTCGTTCGATCGCTTTGCGCCGACGCTCTTCGCCGCGGTCGTGGTGCTCGACGCGCGCACGCTCGCGGTGGTCGACGCCGCGTGCGCGGAGGTACCCGCGTCGTTCCCGTACGTGCCGGGCTTCCTCTCGTTCCGCGAGCTTCCGCCGCTGCTCGCCGCGTTCGCGAAGCTGCGCGTCGCGCCCGATCTCGTCGTGTGCGACGGCCATGGCCGCGCGCACCCGCGGCGCTTCGGCCTCGCGTGCCATCTCGGCGTCGCGCTCGATCTGCCGACGCTCGGCTGCGCGAAGTCGGTGCTCACAGGCGAGCACGCCGAGCCCGCGCGCGAGCGCGGCAGCTTCGCGCCGCTACGCGACGGCGGCCGCACGCTCGGCTCCGCGCTGCGCACGCGCGACGGCGTCGCGCCCGTGTACGTGAGCGTGGGGCACCGCGTCTCGCTCGCGACGGCGCGCCGCTGGCTGCTGCGCCTCGCGCCGACGCATCGCCTCAGCGAGCCGATTCGCGCTGCCCACGAAGCGAGCAATCGCGCGCGGCGTGGAGGCGTAGCATGAGCGCGCCCAGCGAGGAGACGCGATGCGCCACTTGTTACGCCCGATCGCGGCGGTGCTCGCGATGAGCGCGGCGGCGTACGGCGGCGACGACCGCCCCGCCGAGCGCGAGCGCATGGTCGCGGAGCAGATCGCGGCTCGCGGCGTCTCCGACGCGCGCGTGCTCGCGGCGCTGCGCAAGGTGCCGCGTCATCGCTTCATGCCCGAAGCGGTGCGCGACCTCGCGTACGAGGACCGCGCGCTGCCGATCGAGAATGGGCAGACGATCTCGCAGCCCTACATCGTGGCGGTGATGTCCGAGGCCGCGCGCGTGAAGCCGGGCGACCGCGTGCTCGAGGTCGGCACGGGCTCGGGCTATCAGGCCGCGGTGCTCGCGGAGATGGGCGCAGACCTCGACTCGATCGAGATCGTGCCCGCGCTCGCCGACTCCGCCGCGAAGGTGTTAGGCGAGATGGGCTACGCGCGCGTTCGGGTGCACACCGGCGACGGCTACCGCGGCCTGCCCGAGCGCGCGCCGTTCGACGCGATTCTCGTGACCGCCGCGCCTGATCACGTGCCGCAGCCGCTGCTCGATCAGCTCGCGATCGGCGGCCGGCTCGTGATCCCCGTCGGCGCGAGCGTGCAGGAGCTGCGCGTCATCGAGCGCACCAAGGACGGCACCGCGCAGCACTCGATCTTTCCCGTGATGTTCGTGCCGATGACGGGCGAGGCGCAGCGCGGGCGCGAGTGAGCTGCTGCGCTTCTCTCAGGGCCGCAGATGCAGGCGTCCCGTCAGTGCTTCCCCGCTTCGAGCTTCACGCCCGCGCGGCGCGAGAGCATGTAGGCCTCGAGCGCGATCATGCGCGGGTCGTCGTGCGCGAGCGGCTTGCCCTCGAGCGGGTTCTCGATGCACCAGTTCGTCATGTCGCGAAGCAGGGCCACCTTCTTCAGCTGGGCCTGGAACTTCGGATACGTCTCGGGGTGCGTGTTCGACGCGTGCGGGTGGCACATCGCGCACGCCACGCCGTTCGTGCCGATCTCGTCGCTGTGGAAGAGCCGGTCGCCCTCGGTCACGACCTTGTCGAGCTCCGCCTGCCAGATCTTCTTCTCGCGTTCGGTCGGCTCGCCGAAGCTCACCTTCAAGAACGGGATGTCCGCGCCTGGCACGTAGTTTTCGTAGACCATGCCGTTCGCTGCGACGGTGATGTGCTGGTCCACGCCGACGTGCGCGACGATTTCTTCCTTGCAGTAACGCATCAGCCCCGTGAGCACGTCGGCCACGAGCTGCGCCTTCTCGGGCGACATCTTCTCGTCGGGCCTGACACCTTGCACCACGACGATCTTGCGGCGGTCGCACGCGGTCACCGTGCGCGACGCCCAGCCGCCGCGCTCGCCCGCGACGACCTCGCCCGCGAGCGCAGGCGCGCTCGGCGCGCCGAGCACGAGCCACGCGCCGGCCAGCAGTGCGGCGCCCATCGCCGAAGCCACGATCTTGTTCGCGTTCATCTCGTTCTCCTCGAGTGCGTTTCCGTTCCGCCGCGACCGCAAGCGCAACGCGCAGCAAGCCGCAGGCGAAGTCGACTAGTAAGAAGGGCCCTGATAACCGCGCGGGCCGGGCACCGCGTCGCCCGCGAGCTGCGCGGCGGTGACGATGCGCGGCGACTTCGCCCACAGGTTGTAGTGCTTGTCGACGTGGCCACCCGTGAGCACGTCGACGCGGCCGTCGCCGCAGCCGTCGAGCTGATTGAACGGATCCGAGCGCGACATCTGCACCGTGTACTCGGGCAGGCCCTGCGGTGCGTACGGCCACGGCCACGCGGTCGAGAGCATGCCGTGGAAGTGGATGTTGCCGATGCGGTTCGTGAGCAGCTGATGCGTGTGACCGTGAATCACGCTGACCGAATCGAAGGGCGAGAGGATCGCCTGCACCTGCTCGGCGTCGTCGGTCCAAAAGTTCCACGGCTTGTAGAGCTTGTAGAGCGGTGAGTGGGAGAACACGACGAGCGGCCTCTGCTTCGGCACGCGCTTCAGCTTGCGCGCAAGCCAGTCGCGCTGCTCCTCGCCTACCTCGAATGGGCTCTGCCGGTTGTCGTCGAGGCCCGACACGATCGCCATGCGCTCGGCCGGCGTGTAGCCCTTCTCCGTCCAGAAGTCCTTCTCGACGACGCTGTTGAGCACGACGAACTGCACGCCCTTGTGCTCGAACGTGTAGTAGTCGCGGCCGAACATGCGGCGCCACTCGTCGCCCATGTCGTAGTACCAGTCGTGCTCGCCGACCATCATGCGCAGCGGCGCGCGCACGTCCTTCAGGATCTGACGCCCGAGCTCGAGCTCGTCTTTGCGCCCGAGCTGCGCGAGATCGCCGCCGAACAGCACGAAGTCCGGCTGCGGGTCGAGCGCGTTGATGTCTTCGACCGCCTTCACGAGCGACTTCGCGAAGCGGTGCGTCATGCCCTTCGCGTACAGGTGCGCGTCGGAGATGTACGCGAAGCGAAACTTAACCGTCGGCTCCGCGCCCGGGGTCTCCGCGTACGCAGCGCTCACGAGCTGGAAGCTCTGGTCGGGGATGAGGCTCGCCGCGGCCGCCATGCCCGCGAACTTCAGCGACGTGCGCAGGAACTGGCGGCGGTCGCAGTTCAGCAGCGCGCGAATCTCGCGCTCCGCCTCGGGCGTGCGCTCCGCGAACGCGCGCTCGATCTCCTTCTTCGTCATGTCGTTGCGGTACATCGGGATCCTCCCGTCGTTGGGCGAAATCAGTTTTTCGGTGCGACCTGCGCGAGGCGCTCGAGGTCGTCGCTCGTGAAGCTCTCGAGCAGCGCGACGAGGTCCGTCTTTTCGTCCGCCGTCAGCGCCAAGGGACGCATGCCGCCGTCGAGGTACGGGTTCGCGTTGCCGCCGCGGTCGTAGTAGTCGATCACGCTCGCGAGCGTCGCCTCGCTGCCGCCGTGCATGTACGGCGCCGTCTTCGCGACGTTGCGCAGCTGCGGCGTCTTGAAGGCCCCGAGGTGCCGCTCTTCGCGCGTCACGAGGAAGCGCCCGAGCTCGCCCATTTCCTCGCTGCCGAGCGCGAGGTCGTCGATCGAGGCGCCCGCAGCGCCAGCCGCGGCGGCTTTGCGCGATGCGACCGCGAAGTCCACGCGCGTCACGCCCACGCCGATGTTGTGGAAGTCGTCGTCAGTGAAGAGCGGGATCGCTTCGACGTAGCCGTGACACGTGCTGCAGCGCGCCTTGCCGTTGAACAGCTCCCAGCCGCGTTGCGCCTCGGCGGAGATCGCGCTCGCATCGCCGCGCAGAAAGCGATCGATCGGCGCGTTCACCTCGATCAGCGTGCGCTCGAAGCTCGCGATCGCCTGCCCCACGCGTTCGATCGTGATCTCGCGCGAGCCGAACGCCGCCTCTAAGGGAGCGCCGTAGTCGCTCAGCGTGCTCAGCTTCGCGACGACGGCCGGATGATCCGCGAAGCCGTGCTCGATCGCGTTGATCAGCGGCAGCACCGCCTGCGCCTCGAGATTCGCGGCGCGGCCGTCCCAGAACTGCGTCGCGAGGAACGCGGCGTTCAGCACGGTGGGCGCGTTCTTCGAGCCGACCGCGCCGCCGACGCCGGCCGAGCCCTTCGTGCCGCGCCCGTCTGCGAACGCGTGCTTCGGATCGTGACAGGTCGCGCACGCGACCGTGCCGTCGGTCGAGAGGCGCGTGTCGAAGTAGAGCTTCTGGCCGAGCGCGATTTTCTCCGCGCTGAGCGCGTTGTCTGCGGGGATCTCGGGCGGGAACACGCCGGCCGGAAGCGCGGGCAACAGTGCGTCGTTCGCGCCGAGCGCGAGCAGCGCGAGCGCCGCTGCCGAGATCGCCGTGAATGCGCGCCGCTTCATCGCGAGCCTCCGACTCGGCGCGACTCTCGGCTAGATAACAACGACTGGCAACAAGAAATCGGCTTCAGACCGAGTTTTCGCAGCGGGCGCAGCGCCCCAGCACCACGACCGAGATGCGCTCGAGCGCGAAGCCTTCGGGCAGGTTCGCCTTGGCGCGGATCGCGGAGTCCGCGCTGCTCGGGAGATCGTGCAGCGCGCCGCACACGCGGCAGCGCGCGTGATAGTGCGGCGCGCTGTTCGCCTCGTAGCGGTAGGGCTCGCCGCCGTCGGTCACGCACGCGGCGAGCCCCGCGCCGACGAGCGAGCCCAGCACTTCGTACACGGTCTTCAAGCTGAGGCTCGGCTGCTTGCGCGCGAGCGCGCGATGCAAGCTCGCGGCGGTGGGGTGAGCATTCGATGCGCGCAGCGCCTCCAGCACGCCGACGCGCTGGCGCGTTGCGCGCAGACCGTGCGCCGCGAGCTCGATCGCGATCTGCTTGTGGTTGGGGTTCGCGCGCGCCATGCGCGAAATCGTTATCCGATCGAGGGAAACTCTGCCGCGCCTCGACGTCCAGCCACTTCGCGAGGATCGTCGCGGGATGCCGCAGCCCTGCGTCGCCGAGCCGATCACGCAGCCGCGCTCGCCCGACGCCGAGCGCTTCGATCCCGCGGTGTGGAAGGCGCGCTGGGTGCCCGAGCGCGAGCTCGCGTGGGGCGCGTTTCTGCGCGATGCGCGCGAGCGACTGGGAGCTCGCGCGGCGGACCTCGAGCGCGCGCTGGAGCACGGCGGGATGCACGTGTCGGGGCGGCCGATCGATCCGAGCGCGCCACCCGGGACGATTCCGGCAGGCTGTTGGGTCGCGATCTACGGCTTCGTGCGCGAGCCGGAGCCCGTCGCGTTCGACGCGGCGCGCATCCTGCTCGACGCGGACGGCCTCGTCGCCGTCGACAAGCCGCCGTGGCTCTCGATGCAGCGCACGCGCGCGAGCTTTCGCGCCTCGCTCGAGGATCAGCTGCAAGCGTTGTTAGGGGATCGCACGCTGTTCGCGGTGCATCGCCTCGACCGCCAGACGAGCGGCGTCGCCCTGTTCGCGCGCGGGCGCGAGCGCACCGCGGAGCTCGGGCGCGCCTTCCGCGACCGCCGCGTCGAGAAGCGCTACGTGGCGTGCGTATCCCCGCCGCCGCACGAGGACGAGCTCGCGGTGCGCGGATTCCTCGGTCGCGTGCCCCATCCGTCGCGCTTCAAGTTCGGCCTGTTCGCCGAGCCTGCAGAGGGCCGGCGCGAGAGCGCGACACACTTTCGTGTCACGCGGCGCTGCGCGCGCGGCGCGCTCGTCACCGCCGCGCCCGAGACCGGGCGCACGCACCAGCTACGCGTGCACCTCGCCGCGCACGGCTGCCCGATTGCGGGCGATGACCTCTACGGCCTCGCATGGGCGCCCGGCGCATCCCACGCCGCGGCGCGCGTCCTCTTGCACGCGAAGTCGCTCGCGCTCTCGCTCGCGGGGCGCAGCCTCGTCGTGGACGCGCCGACACCGCCCGACATTCGCGAGTTTGCGCTGGAAGGTGCTGGCTGAGCGCGGGCCGACTGCCGTGCGCGCGCTCGCGGGTGACGCGCTGCACGCGCTCGCCTAAAAACTCGCGCCCATGAACGACTCGAGCCTCGACTCCGACGAACGCGCCGCCGCGAGCTACCCCGGCGCGCGCCTGCCCGACCGCCGCCGCACCGTGAAGTCGTTCGGCGTCGACTTGTGCGTCTCCGAGTGGGGCGACGAGCGCGCGCCCGTGATTTTCTGCTCGCACGGCGGCTTCGACTTCACCGGCACCTTCGACGTGTTCGCACCGCTGCTCGCCGCGGGCGGCTACCGCGTCGTCGTGTGGGATCAGCGCGGCCACGGCGACTCGGGCCATGCGCCGCTCTACTCGTGGGACGCCGACGTGCGCGATCTGCTCACGGCGCTCGATTCGACGACGCGCGAGCCCGCGATCTTGTTGGGGCACTCGAAGGGCGGATCGATCTCGACGTACGCGATCCAAGCCGCACCGCACCGCGTGCGCGCCTTCGTGAACATCGACGGCATGCCCTCGCACCGGCCGCCGCCCGACGTCGCCGATCACGAGCGCACGAAGCTGCTCGCGACCGAGTTATCAGGCTGGCTCGACCACCGCCGCGCGGCCGGCGACAAGGTGCGCCGCGCCGACACGCTCGGCGGCCTCGCCGAGCGCCGCGCGCGCCAGAACCCGCGCCTCTCGAAGGCGTGGCTCCGCTACCTCGTGACGCGCGGCGCGCGCAAGGACGCCGACGGCTGGCGCTGGAAGATCGATCCCGTGCTGCGCCCCGGCGGCTTCGGGCCGTGGCGCGCGACGTGGTCGATGGCGCGCCTCGCGAGCCTGCCCGTGCCGCTGCTCGGCCTGCTCGCGACCGAGAGCGAGCCGATGGGCTGGGAGACGCGCGCCAGCGAGGTGAAGCCGTACCTGCCGCGCCGCGCCGAAGTGGTGGAGATGAAGGGCGTTGGCCACTTCATCCACATCGAGCAACCCGAGCGGACCGCGAAGCTCGTGCTCGACTTCTTGCGGAACCTCGCGTGAAGACGATTCGCCTGAAGCACGCGCGCATCGAGCTCGCGCTGCACGAGCTACGCGCAGGCGACGGACGCGCGCTGTTGCTCCTGCACGGCCTCGGCGAACGCTCGCCGCGCGAAGTCCCAGCCTACGCCGCAGCCTGGTCTGGTCCCGTGTTCGCGGTCGACTTCACGGGCCACGGCGAGAGCTCGCTCACGAGCGGCGGCGGCTACAGCGCCGAAGTGCTGATGGGCGACGCCGACTGCGCGTTGCGCCATCTCGGCCGAGCGACGTTGTTAGGGCGCGGCCTTGGCGCCTACATCGCGCTGCTGATCGCCGGCGCGCGCCCCACGCTCGTGCGCGGCGCCATCCTGTGCGACGGCCTCGGCCTCGCCGGCGGCGGCGCCGAAGCCGCCACGCCGAGCCTCGTCTACCCGAACCCGCACGCCGTCGCGTCGCC encodes the following:
- a CDS encoding RNA pseudouridine synthase, with the translated sequence MPQPCVAEPITQPRSPDAERFDPAVWKARWVPERELAWGAFLRDARERLGARAADLERALEHGGMHVSGRPIDPSAPPGTIPAGCWVAIYGFVREPEPVAFDAARILLDADGLVAVDKPPWLSMQRTRASFRASLEDQLQALLGDRTLFAVHRLDRQTSGVALFARGRERTAELGRAFRDRRVEKRYVACVSPPPHEDELAVRGFLGRVPHPSRFKFGLFAEPAEGRRESATHFRVTRRCARGALVTAAPETGRTHQLRVHLAAHGCPIAGDDLYGLAWAPGASHAAARVLLHAKSLALSLAGRSLVVDAPTPPDIREFALEGAG
- the nfi gene encoding deoxyribonuclease V, which codes for MRALEPRVAVTAESVAEARALQEQLRSRVVARDAFPRRVRFVAGTDVSFDRFAPTLFAAVVVLDARTLAVVDAACAEVPASFPYVPGFLSFRELPPLLAAFAKLRVAPDLVVCDGHGRAHPRRFGLACHLGVALDLPTLGCAKSVLTGEHAEPARERGSFAPLRDGGRTLGSALRTRDGVAPVYVSVGHRVSLATARRWLLRLAPTHRLSEPIRAAHEASNRARRGGVA
- a CDS encoding protein-L-isoaspartate(D-aspartate) O-methyltransferase — protein: MSAAAYGGDDRPAERERMVAEQIAARGVSDARVLAALRKVPRHRFMPEAVRDLAYEDRALPIENGQTISQPYIVAVMSEAARVKPGDRVLEVGTGSGYQAAVLAEMGADLDSIEIVPALADSAAKVLGEMGYARVRVHTGDGYRGLPERAPFDAILVTAAPDHVPQPLLDQLAIGGRLVIPVGASVQELRVIERTKDGTAQHSIFPVMFVPMTGEAQRGRE
- a CDS encoding alpha/beta hydrolase, which produces MKTIRLKHARIELALHELRAGDGRALLLLHGLGERSPREVPAYAAAWSGPVFAVDFTGHGESSLTSGGGYSAEVLMGDADCALRHLGRATLLGRGLGAYIALLIAGARPTLVRGAILCDGLGLAGGGAEAATPSLVYPNPHAVASPDPFALVELARDVRPPDYATAFWRQANELSGLERPIAVCCAERPDWLEAVLKESELRVTTVEDAVAEYARVA
- a CDS encoding alpha/beta hydrolase encodes the protein MNDSSLDSDERAAASYPGARLPDRRRTVKSFGVDLCVSEWGDERAPVIFCSHGGFDFTGTFDVFAPLLAAGGYRVVVWDQRGHGDSGHAPLYSWDADVRDLLTALDSTTREPAILLGHSKGGSISTYAIQAAPHRVRAFVNIDGMPSHRPPPDVADHERTKLLATELSGWLDHRRAAGDKVRRADTLGGLAERRARQNPRLSKAWLRYLVTRGARKDADGWRWKIDPVLRPGGFGPWRATWSMARLASLPVPLLGLLATESEPMGWETRASEVKPYLPRRAEVVEMKGVGHFIHIEQPERTAKLVLDFLRNLA
- a CDS encoding transcriptional repressor, which codes for MARANPNHKQIAIELAAHGLRATRQRVGVLEALRASNAHPTAASLHRALARKQPSLSLKTVYEVLGSLVGAGLAACVTDGGEPYRYEANSAPHYHARCRVCGALHDLPSSADSAIRAKANLPEGFALERISVVVLGRCARCENSV
- a CDS encoding metallophosphoesterase translates to MTKKEIERAFAERTPEAEREIRALLNCDRRQFLRTSLKFAGMAAAASLIPDQSFQLVSAAYAETPGAEPTVKFRFAYISDAHLYAKGMTHRFAKSLVKAVEDINALDPQPDFVLFGGDLAQLGRKDELELGRQILKDVRAPLRMMVGEHDWYYDMGDEWRRMFGRDYYTFEHKGVQFVVLNSVVEKDFWTEKGYTPAERMAIVSGLDDNRQSPFEVGEEQRDWLARKLKRVPKQRPLVVFSHSPLYKLYKPWNFWTDDAEQVQAILSPFDSVSVIHGHTHQLLTNRIGNIHFHGMLSTAWPWPYAPQGLPEYTVQMSRSDPFNQLDGCGDGRVDVLTGGHVDKHYNLWAKSPRIVTAAQLAGDAVPGPRGYQGPSY
- a CDS encoding cytochrome-c peroxidase, translated to MKRRAFTAISAAALALLALGANDALLPALPAGVFPPEIPADNALSAEKIALGQKLYFDTRLSTDGTVACATCHDPKHAFADGRGTKGSAGVGGAVGSKNAPTVLNAAFLATQFWDGRAANLEAQAVLPLINAIEHGFADHPAVVAKLSTLSDYGAPLEAAFGSREITIERVGQAIASFERTLIEVNAPIDRFLRGDASAISAEAQRGWELFNGKARCSTCHGYVEAIPLFTDDDFHNIGVGVTRVDFAVASRKAAAAGAAGASIDDLALGSEEMGELGRFLVTREERHLGAFKTPQLRNVAKTAPYMHGGSEATLASVIDYYDRGGNANPYLDGGMRPLALTADEKTDLVALLESFTSDDLERLAQVAPKN